From the Gramella sp. Hel_I_59 genome, one window contains:
- a CDS encoding IS110 family transposase, whose translation MKNYQEVIGIDVSKNKLDAYAYNRSSHREFSNDVKGYKALLQWANGKEQKVFFCFENTGHYSLKLALYLSSKKQVYVQENPVVIKRSSGVIREKNDVVDAMMIARYGWLHREELSPSELKDNELLEVGRLLALRDQLVRSRTGLKNTLSELKKLLSSSSTDTCCKTLVSSITHLTSQINKIEKQLKSLIKTSEALSQNYKLITSLKGVGLVVGAQLLYHTNNFERFNSWRQFSSYCGTAPFGHSSGSSIHKKRKCHPMGDRQMKSLLSMAACTAIQYDSELRQYYKKKREEGKLKMIALNNVRNKLLSRVFAVVKRGTPYVELQRFAA comes from the coding sequence ATGAAAAATTACCAAGAAGTAATCGGAATTGATGTTTCAAAAAACAAGTTAGATGCCTATGCTTACAATCGTAGTTCCCATCGGGAGTTCAGTAATGATGTGAAGGGTTATAAAGCCTTGTTGCAATGGGCTAACGGTAAGGAACAAAAAGTGTTTTTCTGTTTTGAGAATACCGGTCATTATTCCTTGAAGTTAGCGTTGTATTTATCTTCAAAGAAGCAGGTATATGTACAGGAAAATCCTGTAGTAATCAAACGTTCTTCCGGAGTGATCAGAGAGAAGAATGACGTGGTAGATGCCATGATGATCGCCAGGTATGGCTGGCTTCACCGTGAGGAACTTTCACCGAGTGAGCTGAAAGATAATGAACTATTAGAAGTAGGCAGGTTGCTGGCTTTGCGTGATCAGCTGGTTCGTAGTCGTACGGGATTGAAGAATACCCTTTCAGAGCTGAAAAAGTTGCTCAGCAGCAGTTCTACAGATACCTGTTGTAAAACGCTTGTAAGCTCTATTACTCACCTGACTTCTCAAATAAATAAAATAGAGAAGCAACTAAAATCACTGATAAAGACTTCTGAGGCATTATCGCAAAATTATAAGTTGATCACTTCTTTAAAAGGTGTTGGTTTAGTTGTAGGCGCCCAGTTGCTTTATCACACCAATAATTTTGAACGCTTTAATAGCTGGCGCCAATTCTCCAGTTATTGTGGGACGGCTCCCTTTGGTCATAGTTCGGGAAGCAGTATTCACAAAAAGCGAAAATGCCACCCGATGGGAGATCGGCAAATGAAGAGCCTGCTTAGCATGGCGGCCTGTACAGCCATTCAATATGACAGTGAATTACGGCAATATTATAAGAAAAAGCGGGAGGAAGGTAAGTTAAAGATGATTGCGCTAAACAATGTCCGCAATAAACTGTTATCCAGAGTGTTTGCAGTGGTGAAGAGAGGAACGCCTTATGTGGAATTACAAAGATTTGCAGCCTGA
- a CDS encoding type II toxin-antitoxin system HigB family toxin, whose protein sequence is MKRIIAKSTLREFWKKHSDSEQYLKTWYETAKSSNWASPSDIKKTYVNASILKNSRVVFNIKGNSYRLVVKFNYDRQWAFIRFVGTHTDYDKIDANTI, encoded by the coding sequence ATGAAGAGAATAATTGCAAAAAGTACATTACGAGAATTCTGGAAAAAACATTCTGATTCAGAACAGTATTTAAAAACTTGGTACGAAACAGCAAAAAGTTCAAATTGGGCTTCTCCAAGTGATATCAAGAAAACGTATGTAAATGCTAGCATTTTAAAAAATAGTAGAGTTGTTTTCAACATTAAAGGAAACTCATACCGATTAGTAGTTAAGTTTAACTATGATAGACAATGGGCTTTTATTCGGTTTGTCGGAACACACACTGATTATGATAAAATAGATGCGAACACAATTTAA
- a CDS encoding transcriptional regulator — translation MKIKPIKSDKDYDKALERLEVIFDAPINSKEGDEAEILSMMIDNYENEHYPIEAPDPIEAIKIRMEEMNLKQKDLVGVIGGKSRVSEILNKKKRLTVDMIRELERILHISASVLVTNYQLSK, via the coding sequence ATGAAAATTAAACCTATTAAAAGCGATAAAGACTACGATAAGGCTTTAGAAAGACTAGAAGTGATATTTGACGCTCCAATTAATTCTAAAGAGGGCGACGAGGCGGAAATTCTTTCTATGATGATTGATAATTATGAAAATGAGCATTATCCAATTGAGGCTCCAGATCCGATTGAGGCTATAAAAATTAGAATGGAAGAAATGAATCTTAAACAGAAGGATTTAGTTGGTGTCATCGGAGGAAAAAGTAGAGTTTCAGAAATTTTAAATAAAAAGAAAAGATTAACGGTAGATATGATTAGAGAACTTGAGAGAATTCTACATATTTCTGCATCTGTATTAGTAACTAATTACCAATTGTCGAAGTGA
- a CDS encoding DUF3800 domain-containing protein: protein MKNQIAYIDEFGNNGLDFEKEGVSTHFIVTAILIDSSKKENVEEKIETIRKTNFQTGEMKSSGLGDNDTRRLKVLKELNDIDYHIFSVVIDKRELKGEGFNYKGSFYKFLHSLVDREIFKVFPDLEVVADEHGGQEFKEGFIKYINRKHIPNLFEQAEFKLSNSKSSLIVQLADIITGTLARCYETKKLSDNISKFLETLKDKITEIKFWPPDYKPYAYDPGRDFENFNPTISDLGINLASQFLDDTKDSTDPATIDQRSFLKYLIFHFTNINPETYVSTYELINHIDQFRSTTITMHYFRSKVVAKLRDKGILISSSNKGYKLPSSSKDLYEFVNHSNSYIQPMIERLIKCRNRIKLATKNEMDILDHEEFKYLSIIKDNLP from the coding sequence ATGAAGAATCAAATAGCCTACATAGATGAGTTCGGAAATAACGGACTCGATTTCGAAAAAGAAGGAGTTAGCACTCATTTTATAGTTACAGCTATTTTAATCGATAGTAGTAAAAAAGAGAACGTAGAAGAAAAAATTGAAACTATTCGAAAAACGAATTTCCAAACTGGAGAAATGAAATCTTCTGGTTTAGGAGATAATGATACGAGAAGGTTAAAGGTTCTCAAAGAATTAAATGACATAGATTACCATATATTTTCTGTTGTAATTGATAAAAGAGAATTAAAAGGCGAAGGCTTTAATTACAAAGGTTCATTTTATAAATTTCTTCATTCTCTAGTAGATAGAGAAATCTTTAAAGTTTTTCCTGATTTAGAAGTTGTCGCAGATGAACACGGAGGTCAGGAATTTAAAGAAGGTTTTATCAAATATATCAATCGAAAACATATTCCAAATTTATTTGAACAGGCAGAGTTTAAGTTATCTAATAGCAAATCAAGTTTAATAGTCCAATTAGCAGATATCATTACCGGGACTTTAGCAAGATGCTATGAAACTAAAAAATTAAGTGATAATATATCAAAATTCCTCGAAACCTTAAAAGACAAAATAACAGAAATTAAATTCTGGCCACCTGATTACAAACCTTACGCGTATGATCCAGGAAGAGATTTTGAAAATTTTAATCCAACAATTTCAGATCTAGGAATTAATCTAGCCAGTCAATTTTTAGATGACACCAAAGATTCAACTGATCCAGCTACAATTGACCAAAGAAGTTTTCTCAAGTATTTGATATTCCATTTCACCAACATTAATCCAGAAACATATGTTTCCACATATGAATTAATTAATCATATTGATCAATTTCGCAGCACTACAATTACTATGCATTACTTTAGAAGTAAAGTTGTCGCAAAATTGAGAGATAAAGGCATTCTAATTTCAAGTTCAAACAAAGGATATAAATTGCCAAGTTCAAGTAAAGATTTATATGAATTTGTAAATCATAGCAATTCCTACATACAGCCAATGATTGAAAGATTGATAAAGTGTAGAAATAGAATCAAATTGGCAACGAAAAACGAAATGGATATTTTAGATCACGAAGAATTTAAATATTTAAGCATTATAAAAGATAACTTGCCCTAA
- a CDS encoding RNA-directed DNA polymerase, giving the protein MNDLTKEEVFEKLLDYGLFPEKIDKIFTSHTFGSWVRENDIKKYQKNEFSNIVFHLTRNNNAPRILNIPHPIAYHRLAKAIRNNWMEISNKIGEVDDYFDRSMIIPKPNNLSKRLVSMLSYDQTNDQKFLTLEKSFEAKYLVHADIANCYPSIYSHAVPWALVGKKEAKGNNDKRLWYNKLDFAIRSTQRNETVGIPIGPDTSSVFSELILSQIDKKLSDYKYFRYIDDFKCYCKSKEEADTFINKLSKELENFNLRLNQKKTEIIELPVPIEEDWIRQLKSYANTFLEEDELKNKHTNYVSEFIDLAIRLAQKDPNDSAIKYAVKILSKKVYNDRDLYILLIMYLSRVCFIYPYFIDVFDEILSKNSLHYDIIELIEKEINSILKEHKEYSRSDVALWGIHLSLKYDFQIEDFENYSKYLIEDRDCLPVLLCYEYSKKNDLKLDKYFALVKELIDEKLEEEWWVYIYSLYFDYPNKPALKTIRTKDVFFEMRKGEVQFIRQNINQKLFNSVFEEEELPF; this is encoded by the coding sequence ATGAACGATTTAACCAAAGAAGAAGTTTTTGAAAAGTTATTAGACTACGGATTATTTCCTGAAAAAATTGATAAAATTTTTACTAGTCATACTTTCGGATCTTGGGTAAGAGAAAATGATATTAAAAAATATCAAAAAAATGAATTCTCCAACATAGTTTTCCACCTAACAAGAAATAATAATGCTCCAAGAATTTTAAATATTCCACATCCGATTGCATATCATAGATTAGCAAAAGCTATTCGAAATAATTGGATGGAAATTTCAAATAAAATAGGAGAAGTTGATGATTATTTCGATAGAAGTATGATTATTCCTAAACCGAATAATCTTAGTAAAAGATTAGTTTCAATGTTATCTTATGATCAAACAAACGATCAGAAGTTTCTAACTCTTGAAAAATCCTTTGAAGCTAAATATTTAGTACATGCTGATATTGCTAATTGCTATCCTAGTATTTATTCTCACGCAGTACCTTGGGCTTTAGTTGGGAAAAAAGAAGCTAAGGGAAATAATGATAAAAGATTATGGTATAATAAACTAGATTTTGCAATAAGAAGTACACAAAGAAACGAAACAGTTGGAATACCAATTGGCCCAGACACTTCAAGTGTATTCTCTGAACTAATATTATCACAAATAGACAAAAAACTATCTGATTACAAATATTTTAGATATATCGATGATTTTAAATGTTATTGTAAATCAAAAGAGGAGGCAGATACTTTTATTAATAAATTGAGTAAGGAATTAGAAAATTTCAATTTGCGTTTAAATCAAAAAAAGACGGAAATAATCGAACTTCCAGTACCAATAGAAGAAGATTGGATTAGACAACTAAAATCATATGCGAATACTTTCCTTGAAGAGGATGAATTAAAAAATAAGCATACAAACTACGTTAGTGAGTTTATAGACTTAGCAATACGTTTGGCCCAGAAAGATCCAAATGATTCTGCTATTAAATATGCCGTAAAAATCTTATCTAAAAAAGTATATAATGATAGAGATCTATACATACTGCTTATAATGTACTTATCCAGAGTTTGCTTTATATATCCATATTTTATTGATGTCTTTGATGAAATACTTTCAAAGAACTCTTTGCATTATGATATAATTGAGTTAATAGAAAAAGAGATTAATTCTATTTTAAAAGAACATAAAGAATATTCCCGATCCGATGTCGCATTATGGGGAATACATCTTTCGCTTAAATATGATTTTCAAATCGAAGATTTTGAAAATTATTCTAAATATTTGATTGAAGATCGAGATTGTTTACCCGTTCTACTTTGCTATGAATATTCAAAAAAAAATGATCTGAAATTAGATAAATATTTTGCTCTCGTTAAAGAACTAATAGATGAAAAGTTAGAGGAAGAATGGTGGGTATACATCTACTCTCTTTATTTTGATTATCCCAACAAACCAGCACTAAAAACAATTAGAACTAAAGATGTTTTTTTTGAAATGAGAAAAGGAGAAGTACAATTTATAAGACAAAATATAAATCAAAAATTATTTAATTCCGTTTTTGAAGAAGAGGAATTACCTTTCTAA